From the Tribolium castaneum strain GA2 chromosome 2, icTriCast1.1, whole genome shotgun sequence genome, one window contains:
- the LOC657593 gene encoding transmembrane protein 47 isoform X2: MAPTTTIETVTITRPLKVIAFICGLIVIILMIMGLASTDWLMSAGWRQGLFIHCIEEDAPQPLPFDMQEPPGCYQSRDAAYIHAAAALCVITLVTDAVATFLTGMGLKTKDHHSKYKYYRFAVIIMGVSLVSILVALIVYPVFFAAELNRGNRTIWEFGWAYGVGWGAAIFLFGGVVLLMCDKESEEIYYKERKIVHDNDSRA; this comes from the exons ATGGCTCCGACGACCACAATCGAGACAGTCACTATCACCCGCCCGCTGAAG GTGATTGCGTTCATATGCGGGCTGATAGTGATCATCTTGATGATAATGGGGTTGGCCTCCACCGACTGGCTGATGTCCGCCGGCTGGAGACAAGGCCTCTTCATCCACTGCATCGAAGAGGACGCCCCCCAGCCTCTGCCCTTCGACATGCAAGAACCGCCCGGATGCTACCAATCCAGGGATGCAG cATACATCCACGCCGCCGCCGCTCTGTGCGTCATCACGCTGGTGACGGACGCCGTGGCGACTTTCCTTACCGGAATGGGTCTGAAAACGAAAGACCATCACTCCAAATACAAGTACTACCGTTTCGCTGTGATAATCATGGGTGTCTCCC TGGTTTCGATCCTGGTGGCGCTGATAGTGTACCCAGTGTTCTTCGCCGCCGAGCTGAACCGGGGCAACCGGACGATATGGGAGTTCGGTTGGGCGTACGGAGTGGGCTGGGGCGCCGCCATTTTCCTGTTTGGCGGCGTGGTCCTGTTAATGTGCGACAAAGAAAGCGAGGAGATTTACTATAAAGAGCGAAAAATCGTGCACGATAACGATTCGAGGGCCTAG
- the LOC657593 gene encoding p53 apoptosis effector related to PMP-22 isoform X1, with product MGEKTVVRLAAEHSRYRLVIAFICGLIVIILMIMGLASTDWLMSAGWRQGLFIHCIEEDAPQPLPFDMQEPPGCYQSRDAAYIHAAAALCVITLVTDAVATFLTGMGLKTKDHHSKYKYYRFAVIIMGVSLVSILVALIVYPVFFAAELNRGNRTIWEFGWAYGVGWGAAIFLFGGVVLLMCDKESEEIYYKERKIVHDNDSRA from the exons ATGGGTGAAAAAACGGTGGTTAGATTGGCAGCCGAACACAGCCGGTACCGCTTA GTGATTGCGTTCATATGCGGGCTGATAGTGATCATCTTGATGATAATGGGGTTGGCCTCCACCGACTGGCTGATGTCCGCCGGCTGGAGACAAGGCCTCTTCATCCACTGCATCGAAGAGGACGCCCCCCAGCCTCTGCCCTTCGACATGCAAGAACCGCCCGGATGCTACCAATCCAGGGATGCAG cATACATCCACGCCGCCGCCGCTCTGTGCGTCATCACGCTGGTGACGGACGCCGTGGCGACTTTCCTTACCGGAATGGGTCTGAAAACGAAAGACCATCACTCCAAATACAAGTACTACCGTTTCGCTGTGATAATCATGGGTGTCTCCC TGGTTTCGATCCTGGTGGCGCTGATAGTGTACCCAGTGTTCTTCGCCGCCGAGCTGAACCGGGGCAACCGGACGATATGGGAGTTCGGTTGGGCGTACGGAGTGGGCTGGGGCGCCGCCATTTTCCTGTTTGGCGGCGTGGTCCTGTTAATGTGCGACAAAGAAAGCGAGGAGATTTACTATAAAGAGCGAAAAATCGTGCACGATAACGATTCGAGGGCCTAG
- the Snm1 gene encoding protein artemis — MSTFGGTLAEIPGISVDRFDGANLDSEAFFLSHCHTDHMKGLEAPEFHEKLAQNRRFLYLSHVSAEIVRRMFPKIGDNLIELDMRSPTSVFLQSGAISVTPIPAGHCPGSIMFLFEAQVNVLYTGDYRINPRDIPKFTAFYDSLNAKKRIEAVYLDTTFFLKSYAKFPPRAESLEEICSIISDWISRSDKHVIGLDTSAKYGYEYLFIEIYKQIKMPIHVNDEIYEFYSRVPEMDRAVTRSKDTRIHSACGTTYRTVCPNTVHYNVKVVKVSAFRWKSESLQNGISEKTHNTHFVCYSTHASFEEGVELVKFLEPRKVEANVLHRETAEEILRNIRECLGEEGPKTKKVKLFEADEEERVREVGERGFGELSSILDSPPRKYT; from the exons ATGAGCACGTTCGGCGGCACGCTCGCCGAAATCCCCGGAATCAGCGTCGACAG GTTTGATGGGGCCAATTTGGACTCGGAGGCCTTTTTTTTGTCCCATTGCCACACGGACCACATGAAAGGGCTCGAAGCGCCGGAGTTTCACGAGAAACTGGCACAAAATCGGCGCTTTTTGTACCTTTCGCACGTTTCGGCCGAAATCGTCCGCCGCATGTTTCCAAAAATCGGCGATAATTTGATCGAGTTGGACATGCGGTCCCCCACCAGCGTTTTTCTGCAAAGTGGGGCCATTTCGGTGACCCCCATCCCAGCGGGGCACTGCCCCGGCTCGATCATGTTCCTGTTCGAGGCCCAAGTCAATGTCTTGTACACCGGGGATTACAGGATTAACCCGCGCGATATCCCAAAATTTACGGCTTTTTACGACTCTTTGAACGCAAAAAAACGGATAGAAGCGGTTTATTTGGACACGACTTTTTTCCTAAAATCGTACGCCAAGTTCCCGCCACGTGCCGAAAGCCTGGAGGAGATTTGCTCCATAATTTCGGACTGGATTTCCAGGAGCGACAAACACGTCATAGGCCTGGACACCTCGGCCAAGTACGGCTATGAGTACCTTTTCATCGAGatttacaaacaaataaaaatgccGATTCACGTCAATGACGAAATTTACGAATTCTACAGCCGGGTCCCGGAAATGGATCGCGCGGTGACGCGGTCGAAAGACACCAGAATTCACAGCGCCTGTGGGACCACATACCGGACGGTGTGCCCCAATACTGTGCACTACAACGTCAAAGTTGTCAAAGTCTCGGCGTTTCGCTGGAAAAGCGAGAGTTTGCAGAACGGGATTTCCGAAAAAACGCACAATACGCATTTTGTCTGCTACTCGACTCATGCCTCGTTTGAGGAGGGAGTGGAGTTGGTGAAGTTTCTCGAGCCGAGGAAAGTTGAAGCTAACGTTTTGCATCGCGAAACGGCCGAGGAGATTTTGAGGAATATTAGGGAATGTCTGGGCGAAGAGGGGCCCAAGACGAAGAAAGTTAAGCTGTTTGAGGCCGATGAGGAGGAGCGAGTTCGCGAGGTGGGGGAGAGGGGGTTTGGGGAACTGAGCTCTATCCTGGACTCGCCCCCCAGAAAGTACACGTGA
- the LOC100142123 gene encoding zinc finger protein 271, which yields MEDNFALAWDDSTAVVQGEEVICSIENEILPAETEEFVGIQEAEEEVGEEETVAESEGNIVYITEDNVLVMQPTQTVDFQEEFMEVAEDVTEEVAEEISEEVVTEQWDESCPEEIVVGSEEAVGGDDEQANEDFDIPLPTDQDEYTASRPYPCDFCSRRFRKKANLMNHMVAHQTDRPHGCNLCGVRYIRKCDLMNHLKVHAYIPETDGLEEEDVQPLDDSDGEKRPKRKAFSRRKKNKIKEEYDDEGDDTVASSSRSYNYVDEDMRLMEAMENNVKGDYVDYSDYMTENQPVEVRYPITDPRKPFVCQHCGVGFAREKALASHARIHGGDSPFECQKCGEMFWDVALMREHLRSKHGDIEDFDDDEDEDYSEEETKYGTYYCSTCGLSFHRQDNLKRHQRLHIKEEFINDHEFGHICNVCGESFQEALDLLAHAEVHARGSEHRCMICGEVCADDQAVAVHVQAKHGKNLPPNTCMLCGRSCKDRRTLLKHSWEHSKEKSFACSKCAKTFHNKARLKRHMLSHRNKVVTCDVCGEEFPDGRSLMNHRHSHSSLSGRQFPCLECGKTFGSRSSQQIHIRIHTGERPYGCRFCWKAFADGGTLRKHERIHTGEKPYACAVCPRAFNQRVVLREHIRSHHSGPDPKYTHSVTPYCCSVCSDMFATSQDLIVHLIHHCDLNTAMKRQPQVGPRKYKRRRKLKPHELEMISNKADEEVEEEEEQQYTDSEDERELRKKNNKKKKSSPKPTLNETYTDLYNSCSSAIENINSIVNSKTATKSKRKLKAEPPVPSRPKMIHTQKTRVPVETGEDGKIRHKTKTLVTRTQPTELKSATGERIRPRTKNVSYHILNSEKLPLATFPEDDDTEQAVNSLLKEDQNFDQSNGVVYMDQAETPPEVASEQVVETDNEPVPTNIIKVTSTPTQLQSLRPGRTIIGPGSKVVRLVKGGMIITKNKKVEPENILPDLENTDKEETKVKQEVDPSRLHELAELSMQHAQNMFKCEMCSAVFDDRAKLLDHVPIHI from the coding sequence ATGGAAGATAATTTCGCATTAGCTTGGGACGATTCGACGGCCGTCGTTCAAGGCGAGGAAGTAATTTGCAGTATCGAAAATGAAATACTTCCCGCCGAAACGGAAGAATTCGTCGGCATCCAGGAGGCGGAAGAGGAAGTCGGCGAAGAAGAAACAGTCGCCGAGTCTGAAGGCAACATTGTCTACATAACCGAAGACAATGTTCTTGTTATGCAACCAACGCAAACGGTTGACTTCCAGGAGGAATTCATGGAAGTCGCCGAGGATGTTACCGAGGAAGTGGCCGAAGAAATAAGCGAAGAAGTTGTAACCGAACAGTGGGATGAAAGTTGTCCTGAAGAAATTGTTGTCGGCTCGGAGGAAGCCGTCGGTGGGGACGATGAACAAGCGAATGAGGATTTCGATATTCCGTTACCCACCGATCAGGATGAGTATACGGCGTCTAGGCCGTATCCGTGCGATTTTTGCAGTCGGAGGTTCAGGAAGAAGGCGAATTTGATGAACCACATGGTGGCGCATCAGACTGATAGACCCCACGGGTGTAACCTGTGCGGGGTTCGGTACATAAGGAAGTGTGATTTGATGAACCATTTGAAGGTTCATGCCTATATACCTGAAACTGATGGTTTGGAAGAGGAGGATGTTCAACCGTTGGATGACTCTGACGGGGAGAAGAGGCCCAAAAGGAAGGCCTTTTCGCgaagaaagaaaaacaaaattaaggaGGAATACGATGATGAAGGCGACGATACTGTGGCTTCGAGCTCACGTTCGTACAATTACGTTGATGAAGACATGCGGCTTATGGAGGCTATGGAGAACAACGTCAAGGGGGATTATGTCGACTATAGCGATTATATGACGGAAAATCAGCCAGTGGAGGTCAGATATCCCATAACCGACCCTCGGAAACCCTTCGTTTGTCAACACTGTGGTGTCGGGTTTGCCCGAGAGAAGGCTCTAGCTTCGCATGCACGCATCCACGGTGGTGACAGTCCCTTCGAATGCCAGAAGTGTGGCGAGATGTTCTGGGACGTGGCTCTAATGCGTGAACACCTCCGAAGCAAGCACGGAGATATTGAAGATTTTGACGATGACGAAGATGAGGACTACTCAGAGGAAGAAACCAAGTATGGAACCTACTATTGCTCGACGTGTGGCTTGTCGTTCCACCGCCAGGACAATTTGAAACGGCATCAAAGATTGCACATTAAAGAAGAGTTCATAAACGACCACGAGTTCGGCCACATTTGCAACGTGTGTGGAGAGTCGTTTCAGGAAGCTTTGGATTTGCTGGCTCATGCTGAGGTGCATGCCCGAGGCTCGGAACACCGTTGCATGATCTGTGGCGAAGTGTGCGCTGATGACCAAGCTGTAGCTGTCCACGTCCAGGCGAAACACGGAAAGAATCTCCCGCCAAACACTTGCATGTTGTGCGGACGCTCTTGCAAGGACCGCCGTACCTTACTGAAACATTCATGGGAGCATTCGAAAGAAAAAAGTTTCGCTTGCTCCAAGTGTGCTAAAACTTTCCATAATAAAGCACGCCTGAAACGTCACATGTTGTCACACAGGAACAAAGTCGTAACGTGTGATGTCTGCGGGGAGGAGTTCCCCGATGGGCGCTCCTTGATGAACCACAGACACAGTCACAGTAGTCTCTCCGGGCGGCAGTTCCCCTGTTTGGAGTGCGGAAAGACGTTCGGATCGCGGAGCTCACAACAGATCCACATCAGGATCCACACCGGGGAACGTCCGTATGGGTGCCGGTTTTGCTGGAAGGCTTTTGCCGACGGTGGGACTCTGCGAAAACACGAAAGGATTCACACGGGGGAAAAACCCTACGCTTGTGCCGTCTGTCCCCGAGCTTTCAACCAAAGAGTTGTGCTAAGGGAGCACATCAGGTCACACCATTCCGGACCTGACCCCAAATACACCCACAGTGTGACTCCCTATTGTTGTTCCGTCTGCTCAGACATGTTTGCCACGTCTCAGGATCTGATCGTGCACTTGATCCACCATTGCGATTTGAACACAGCAATGAAACGCCAACCACAAGTCGGCCCAAGAAAGTATAAACGGAGAAGGAAATTAAAACCACACGAACTCGAAATGATTTCAAACAAAGCCGATGAGGAAGTCGAGGAGGAGGAAGAACAACAGTACACCGACTCGGAGGATGAGCGGGAATTGCGGAAGAAGAACAACAAGAAGAAGAAGAGTTCGCCTAAACCGACTTTAAACGAAACGTACACCGATTTGTACAATAGTTGTTCTTCGGCAATTGAGAACATCAACTCTATAGTCAATTCTAAAACCGCGACGAAatcaaaaagaaaattgaaGGCCGAACCGCCGGTGCCGTCAAGGCCCAAAATGATCCATACGCAAAAAACGCGCGTTCCGGTTGAAACCGGCGAGGATGGAAAAATCCGCCACAAAACCAAAACTCTAGTAACGCGGACGCAACCGACCGAGTTGAAGTCGGCAACTGGGGAGCGGATAAGGCCACGGACTAAAAACGTCAGTTATCACATTCTCAACTCGGAGAAGCTGCCCTTGGCCACGTTCCCCGAGGACGATGACACGGAGCAAGCGGTTAATAGTCTACTGAAGGAGGATCAGAATTTCGATCAGAGTAATGGAGTTGTGTACATGGACCAAGCCGAGACGCCGCCCGAGGTGGCGTCTGAACAAGTGGTGGAGACGGATAACGAGCCAGTGCCAACTAACATAATCAAGGTGACGTCGACCCCGACGCAGTTGCAGAGCTTACGGCCGGGGCGCACTATCATAGGACCGGGGAGCAAGGTTGTGCGGTTGGTCAAAGGCGGGATGATTATTACGAAGAATAAGA
- the LOC657593 gene encoding claudin-11 isoform X3, whose amino-acid sequence MAENQIAQVIAFICGLIVIILMIMGLASTDWLMSAGWRQGLFIHCIEEDAPQPLPFDMQEPPGCYQSRDAAYIHAAAALCVITLVTDAVATFLTGMGLKTKDHHSKYKYYRFAVIIMGVSLVSILVALIVYPVFFAAELNRGNRTIWEFGWAYGVGWGAAIFLFGGVVLLMCDKESEEIYYKERKIVHDNDSRA is encoded by the exons ATGGCGGAAAATCAAATCGCTCAg GTGATTGCGTTCATATGCGGGCTGATAGTGATCATCTTGATGATAATGGGGTTGGCCTCCACCGACTGGCTGATGTCCGCCGGCTGGAGACAAGGCCTCTTCATCCACTGCATCGAAGAGGACGCCCCCCAGCCTCTGCCCTTCGACATGCAAGAACCGCCCGGATGCTACCAATCCAGGGATGCAG cATACATCCACGCCGCCGCCGCTCTGTGCGTCATCACGCTGGTGACGGACGCCGTGGCGACTTTCCTTACCGGAATGGGTCTGAAAACGAAAGACCATCACTCCAAATACAAGTACTACCGTTTCGCTGTGATAATCATGGGTGTCTCCC TGGTTTCGATCCTGGTGGCGCTGATAGTGTACCCAGTGTTCTTCGCCGCCGAGCTGAACCGGGGCAACCGGACGATATGGGAGTTCGGTTGGGCGTACGGAGTGGGCTGGGGCGCCGCCATTTTCCTGTTTGGCGGCGTGGTCCTGTTAATGTGCGACAAAGAAAGCGAGGAGATTTACTATAAAGAGCGAAAAATCGTGCACGATAACGATTCGAGGGCCTAG